CCCCCAGCACAGTGACGGGGCTCAGGctccttggcctgtcagggccgGGGGTGcagccccacatttctcttcagagcaaagcaaggcacaattcctcccaaaaatatttctgagtttcacattctctgaacctcagagaaaggaaaaataattcttatattattttctgtgtctgtttgtGCCAGAGCAGAATGCAATGTGAGGATTGTTTCCCCACAGTGATGGTGCTCAGGCTCCTTGGCCTGCCAGGAAATATccccacatttctcctcacagagagcagcaaggcaCAGTTCctcccaaaaatatttctgggtttcacattctctgaacctcagagaaaagaaaaacaaatcttctCTCCTTTGCTGTGCCAGTCTGTGCCAGAGCAGAATGCAGTGTGGGGATTGTTCCCCCACAGTGATGGTGCTCAGGctccttggcctgtcagggccgTGGTTGCGtccccacatttctcttcagagcaaagcaaggcacaattcctCCCCAGAATATTCTTCTCTCATTTGCCgtgccaaagcagaatgcaaaactattttgtggttctgtgattctgtgacctgATCCAACCCAACGCCGTCCCTTCTCCCCTGGCAGCTGGTGGTCCACGTGGGCGTGTCGGGCATGGCCACCACGGTCACCCTGGAGAAGTGTGGCCACAACGTGGGCTACAAGGGGCTGGACAACTGCCGCTTCTGCCCGGGCTCGCAGTGCTGCGTGGAGGGCGGCCCCGAGTGCATCGACTCCATCATCGACATGGACGCCGTCAGCAGCCGCGTCTCTGCCCTGGGCCTGGATGTCACCGTCACCATCTCCAGGGACGCGGGCAGGTGCGCCTCGGATCGCGGGGCTGCCGCCCTGGACTCTCCTTGGCACTgaagttttgggttttcttggtGTTGCTTGGcgggctgctgctcagggtgatGATTGTTTCTTCTTTATAAAGTGGCCAGCTgactcctttatttttatttatatatataaaaagcttttatatatatatatatatatatatatatatatagatatatatatatataaaattagcttatatatatatatatataaaatcagcttttatatatatatatataaaatcagcttttatatatatatatatatatatataagcttttatttatttataaatagatatatcagcttttatttatttttagatatatCAGCTTTTATATATCAATCAGCTTTTTATATATATCagcttatatatatatataagctttttaatatatatatcaGGTTTTTTATATATATCAGTTTTTGTATATATcagcatttttatatatatat
This genomic stretch from Serinus canaria isolate serCan28SL12 chromosome 28, serCan2020, whole genome shotgun sequence harbors:
- the PGPEP1 gene encoding pyroglutamyl-peptidase 1 isoform X2; this translates as MATTVTLEKCGHNVGYKGLDNCRFCPGSQCCVEGGPECIDSIIDMDAVSSRVSALGLDVTVTISRDAGRYLCDFTYYTSLYQSRGRSAFVHVPPLGKPYSAEQLGRALQAIIEEMLHFLEHSEGKINCQHEH